In a single window of the Campylobacter iguaniorum genome:
- the pssA gene encoding CDP-diacylglycerol--serine O-phosphatidyltransferase, translating to MENKPKLIYILPNLFTAGSAFLGVISIIASVNGQYGKAIIYIVLSLVLDGLDGRVARLTKTTSKFGVEFDSLADLVAFGVAPAMLFYFSIGHYFGRFGSLLAAVFVVFGAIRLARFNVMTGTYEPNVFIGLPIPSAAIVCAFWVGIYTSYDFMHGFEWIFIFIVGGLSVLMVSNVRYPSFKKVDFKRANYIKALVMLVLVFSMLYLYPLESATALITLYVIYGIIRAVWAICFAKNIKFINKENE from the coding sequence GTGGAAAATAAGCCAAAATTAATATATATATTACCAAATTTATTTACAGCTGGAAGTGCGTTTTTAGGAGTTATTAGTATCATTGCATCTGTGAATGGACAGTATGGCAAAGCTATCATATATATTGTGCTTTCTCTTGTCCTTGATGGGCTTGATGGCAGAGTAGCAAGGCTCACTAAAACTACTTCTAAATTTGGTGTTGAGTTTGATAGCTTGGCTGATTTAGTGGCTTTTGGCGTGGCTCCTGCTATGCTTTTTTATTTTAGTATAGGTCATTATTTTGGTCGCTTTGGCTCGCTTCTTGCAGCTGTTTTTGTGGTGTTTGGCGCTATAAGGCTTGCAAGGTTTAATGTAATGACTGGAACTTATGAGCCAAATGTATTTATCGGGCTTCCTATACCAAGTGCGGCGATAGTGTGTGCATTTTGGGTTGGGATTTATACAAGTTATGATTTTATGCATGGTTTTGAGTGGATTTTTATCTTTATAGTGGGTGGACTTTCGGTACTTATGGTATCAAATGTCCGCTATCCTAGCTTTAAAAAGGTCGATTTCAAAAGGGCAAATTATATAAAAGCTCTTGTGATGCTAGTTTTAGTATTTTCTATGCTATATTTGTATCCACTAGAAAGTGCAACCGCTCTTATCACGCTTTATGTAATTTATGGTATAATAAGAGCCGTTTGGGCAATTTGCTTTGCTAAAAATATCAAATTTATCAACAAGGAGAACGAATGA
- a CDS encoding phosphatidylserine decarboxylase, with the protein MDNLKVISKYGYSKVAIFAGLFILSLLFGVCEYLFGFLLLLSIFIYRNPERLPAIDDENAVLSPVDGKIEYIKKSIYNSKEYTEIMIKNSLFDSGVLRSIANLKIKEIRAKDGLNLLSNDVNKNLINSRMALVCDISGKEVIVRVNLGFGRKVHFENIKELKAGRRFGFIVSGRVSLFLPTDTRLNVSVGNSIKATELIGFLGDK; encoded by the coding sequence ATGGATAATTTAAAAGTGATAAGCAAATACGGATATTCAAAAGTTGCAATATTTGCAGGATTATTTATCTTATCACTTTTATTTGGTGTTTGCGAATATCTTTTTGGATTTTTACTTTTACTTTCTATTTTTATATATAGAAATCCAGAAAGACTTCCGGCTATCGATGATGAAAATGCCGTGCTTTCTCCGGTAGATGGCAAGATAGAATATATCAAAAAAAGTATATATAACTCCAAAGAATATACAGAGATTATGATAAAAAATAGTCTTTTTGACTCAGGAGTTTTAAGATCTATTGCAAATTTGAAAATCAAAGAGATTAGAGCAAAAGATGGTCTAAATTTACTATCTAATGATGTGAATAAAAACCTTATTAATTCGAGAATGGCTTTGGTTTGTGATATATCTGGCAAAGAAGTCATAGTGAGAGTAAATTTGGGCTTTGGAAGAAAAGTTCATTTTGAAAATATAAAAGAGCTAAAGGCCGGTAGGAGATTTGGTTTTATCGTATCTGGTAGAGTTAGTCTATTTTTGCCAACCGATACAAGGCTGAATGTTTCTGTTGGAAATAGTATAAAAGCTACTGAACTTATCGGATTTTTAGGAGATAAATAG